In the Elizabethkingia bruuniana genome, ATATTCATCTCCATTCAAGTTTTTATCAATATAGGCAGATTGTTCATCTGTCTCAATATTTTCCATTCTGTCCAGTGCCAGATTACACATACTTCCCTTATATAGACATATCAGGAACCAGCGATTGTTAAATTCTTTTAGCAGCTGCGGATGAACAGTATAGGTACTAAAATCTCTGGCGGTGAAGCTTTTATAGAGAATCTTCAGTACCTTTTTATTCAATACAGCCTGATATAATATATCAATATGTTCAAGACCTTTTAATAGTTCGTTTTTATCCAGATGAATAATTGACTTCTGCTGAACTGCATTTACCGAATCTTCCAGTTTTTGCAATACACCATTCATTTCTCGGAACATCGAAAAGTCCTTGAACTGCTTCAGAATCTGTATTGCATTGTTCATGGCCTTCAGATCACTTTCATTAACAGAAATATGATGAATGCTGTATTCCGGATCACTATAACGGTAATACTTACGTTCGTATACTTCTATCGGAGCTTCATAACCAAACTTCTCACTGCGCATGTTCTGCAAATCCAGTTGTATCGTTCGTTTACTTACATACGACTCCTTTCCCTCATATTCAAACAGGGCTTCTGAACATTCATCTATCAGATCTTCCAGTGTATACTTGCGGTATTTATTTTTCAGACACTTATCCAGCGTTTTATACCGGATCAATGCATTTTTATTAGAAGACATATTTCAAAATTAGAAGTTAGAAGTTAGAAGTTGGAATTTAGAGGTTAGGAGCCAATTATCATACAGATTATAACACAAAGACACGATTAGATATAGCATTTCAACCGCAATCAAGGCACAAAGAAAAATCAAAGATTTTTCTATTGATACTTCTATATTTATATTGAGATAAAATCCTTGTGCCCTGGAAGCAGTATATTATCACTTATCTTTTGTGCCTTTGTGATGTTTAACATTACTAAGTTATTTCTTCTTCAGCGCTTCCCCTTCAAAAGCAATACCGTCCCATCCAAACTCTATAAAGTTTCTGATGTTCTGGTGGTCTGTACCCTCCGGATTTTTCAATACATCTTCTCTGTAGAATGCACCGAAAAGATTTAATGTATCTTCTTTAGACAGATTATTCGCTTTCGCAAAGCTAAATACCTTACAAGAGCCATTATTCTGACCTGCTTCATTTACTGTATTACCATTTTTGAATTCAGTTGGGGTAAAATCATAATTGCCATCGATGTAAGCAATAACATCGTTAAACGCTATAGTTTCAGGAGACTTATCTAATTGTTCTAATATCATATTCATATTTTTTTTCAAAAATATAAAAATATTTTATCTACGCAAAAACATTGCGCACTTATACAATTACTTTGCATTATCAAATTAAGAAAACGATGAAAATTACAGGAAACGAATTAATCAGCTTAGGATTCAGACCAGGAAAATGGTTTGCAGAAGCATTAGAATATATCAACGAAAATAATCTGAATGAAGAACAGATGACAGCTTATCTGGAGCAGTTCAGACTACCGGAGCCAATTCCTTTATATGAAGAACCAAAAGACTTCATCATTAACATCAGAGCTGAACACGAAAGTGAACAGGATAATGTGGAAAAAGTAATCCAAACCATGAAGGTATTGATGAAAACGCCAACATTAGTTGGTGGCGCCATAATGCCCGATGCCTGTCCTACCGGACCGGAAGGTCTGATTCCTGTAGGCGGTGTGGTGGTAGCCAAAAATGCTATTCATCCGGGATTTCATAGTGCAGATATCTGCTGTTCTGTAATGTTGACTGACTTCGGAAAAGCTGATCCTAAAGAAGTACTGGATACAGCACATTCCGTAACGCATTTCGGGTTCGGCGGAAGAGCAAGAGGTGAGCAAATGCCAATGTCAGCAGAATTAATAGAAGCTTTCAGAGGAAATGCATTTCTGAATGATGAAAGATTAATAAGCTTAGCCCGCGACCATATGGGAACTCAGGGTGATGGTAATCACTTCCTTTTCGTAGGTATTTCCAAAAATACCGGAAATACAATGCTGGTAACACATCATGGATCACGAGCTCCGGGTGCAGTATTGTATGATAAAGGAATGTACGTAGCTAATCGTTTCAGACAGGATATTTCTCCCGAAACTCTGAAAGAAAATGCGTGGATCCCTTTCGATACAGAAGAAGGACAGGCCTACTGGGAAGCTTTACAACTGATAAGACAATGGACAAAAGAAAATCATACTTCTATTCACGATGCTGTATTGGCAAAAATGAATACAGAAAAGGAAAACAGATATTGGAACGAACATAATTTCGTATTCAGAGACGGAGATTTATTCTTCCACGCTAAAGGAGCAACTCCGCTGGACGACAAATTTATGCCGGATATTACAGGTCCCAGACTCATCCCTCTGAATATGGCGGAGCCTGTACTGATTGTTCAGGGAACAACCAACGACAGAAATTTAGGATTTGCTCCTCACGGCGCAGGAAGAAACTTCAGCAGAAGCCAGCATAAAAGAACGCTGGCACATAAAACCAATGAAGAAGTTTTCGCTGAGGAAACAAAAGGGCTGGATGTACGATTCTTTAGCAACGAAATCGATATCTCTGAGCTTCCGAGTGCTTATAAAAATGCACAGAATGTAAGAGCTCAGATTGAAGAATACGGCCTTTGCGAAGTACTGGATGAAGTAATGCCTTATGGTTGTATTATGGCCGGGGACATTATGAAAAATGCCCCATGGAAAAAAAAGAAGAAATTGAAGAACTCGTGAAAAATCTCTATAACAAAGGAAGATTCAGGTCTCGGGAATATACAAAACACCTGAGACCCTTCTTAAAAAGGATCGGGAATAAAAGATGGCGAAAAACCCAATTAAGAGATGAAAACTAAAATAATAGAAAAGTTAAGGGAAACCGAAGCAAAATATAATATAGAAATATTACTTGCTATAGAATCCGGAAGCAGAGCCTGGGACTTTGCATCTCCTGGCAGTGATTATGATATACGTTTTATCTACAGGCATTCCAAAGACTGGTATCTGACACCGTGGGATAAGGATGAAACAATAACGTTTATGACAGAAGATGATTTGGATGGTTCCGGTTGGGATTTGCGTAAAACCTTTCATCTGCTACTCAAATCTAATGCAGCATTGCTCAGTTGGTTTTATTCACCAATTGTGTATATAGAAAACAAAAGCTTTACAAAACTGTTCGAACCACTGGCTGATCAATGTTTCTCTCCAATAGCTGTTTCTTTTCATTATCTGAGTATGAGTAAAAAATACCTGGAGTCCTGCAGGAATGATGAAGTAAAACTGAAAAGTTATTTCTATTGTCTGAGAACTGCATTATCCGGAAAATGGATAACAGAGAAGAAAACTGTTCCGCCGGTATTGTTCAGTGATCTGTTAGTTTTAGCAGATTCCGCAATAAAAACCAAAATAGAAGACCTGATTGCATTAAAAGCAACGAAAGATGAGAGCTATTTTCATCCAAATGACTGGGAGCTTTTCGAATTTATGGAACGCCAGATTTCAAAAAACGAAGAGAAAGCTAAAAACTTGTCTGGTAGTAAGGCCGACAAAGCACAAATGGAGAAGGTTTTTAGAGAAATAATATCATAATTTTTTAATGATGATGCAAAAAAATAAACCTGCGCAAAAACATTACGCACTTCAGTTTTTACTTTGCATCATCAAATTGAGACTGTAGCTCAGAGGATAGAGCCACGTAAAAACACTTTACCAGATTTTAATCTGCATTGCAGGTATGATGATAAAGTTACTTCGCTTGGGGCCGTTGGTCGCCGGTTCGAATCCGGCCAGTCTCTCAATAACTGAAGTGGTGTGAGATATAAGGTTACTTCGTTCAGGAAAAAAACACCTTTATTAGTATTAACCACTTCTTTAACTAAAAAAACAAAATAGTGATGTCAAAGTTAAATTCAAAAAAAACAGGATTTGCTTCCGGTATTATAGCCGGAAAACAAACAAATACAGCAGGGAAATATTCCCATTATGAATTGTTGAGAAGAGTAACACTTGCCAACCTTCTTTTTGAATCTGACTATTACCAGCCGGCGGATGAAATTATGGCGCAGATAGAAAATTTGTGTTATAAAGTAACAGGGCAACAGGTTATTGACCTGGCACTGGAATGCCGTTTTGAACAGAAACTGAGACATACACCGCTATGGCTGTTAATTCTTGCAAATGACATTCATAATGTAAATGTAAAAGATGCTATTGCCAGAATAGCCAACAGACCTGATATGACTATAGATCTGCTTCAGATGCTGAAAGCCAGAAACGGATCTTATAAAATGTCTAAATCTGTAAAAAAAGGTCTCTCAAAAGCTTTTGACCAATACGATGAATACCAGATTGCTAAATACCGAAAAAGCAATATGGAAGTATCTTTGGTAGATGTGATGAACCTTGTACATCCAAAGCCAACTCCGGAAAACGAAAAGGCATTAAAAGCTTTGGTAGAAGATACATTGAAACCTGCCAATACATGGGAAGTAGCTTTGTCCCAAGGTGCCGATAAAAAAGAAACCTTCGAGAGAATGCTGACTGAAAAAAGTTTGGGTTCACTGGCTATATTAAGAAATCTTAGAAGTATGACTGAGGCAGGACTTTCCAGAAAAATAATCCGGAAGGCTATTGCTCAGGTAAAAAGTAACTGGCTGACACCTTTAAATTTTCTGGCTGCACAAAGAAATGCGCCGGAATATACAGCTTACATCAACGATGCTATGGAAAATTGTTTCTCTCAGGAGAAAATAGCGGGGACTACCATTTTAGCTATCGATGTATCCGGAAGTATGGGACAGGTAACCTCATCCAATTCCAAATTTTCCAGAATGGATTTAGCTTTTGCTATGGCAGCAGTCGGTTCTTATATCTTTGAAGATCTTATTTTAGTATTTACAGCTGGCAGCGATTCTTCCCGAAAAGGAAAACATATGATATGGGATAGTGCTAAAGGCCTGGGGATATTCAAATATTATAAAAAAATATATTCTGAATTAGGTGGTGGTGGTATTTTCACTTATCAGCTATGTGAATGGCTGAAGGAAAAAGGTTATGCCAAAGATGCAGACCGACTGGTTGTGATATCAGATAGCCAGGATATCGATGCACAATACGGATCTAAAAGAAAACCAGATACTGCACCATATAAGACTTCTTATATTATTGATATCTCTACCCATACCCACGGAATAAAAACCGAAAACTGGACAGCAGAAATCAACGGATGGAGCGATCGTGTTTTCCATTATATTAAGGCTTTGGAAAGTAACTAATCTGAATTAAAAATAATAAAATGACTATAGAAGAACTAAAAGCAAATAAACTTATCTTATTTGAAGTAGTCTCCGGAAGCCGTGCCTTCGGACTGGTTACAGAAAATTCGGATACCGATATACGGGGTGTTTACTATCTGCCAAAAGATTCCTTTCTAGGTCTCGATTATATTCCGCAGGTATCTAACGAAACCAATGACATTACCTATTATGAAATAGGCAGGTTTATGGAGCTTTTGCAAAAAAACAATCCAAATATTCTGGAAATTCTGGCCAGTCCGGATGATTGCATTTTGTATAAACATCCGTTGATGGATTTACTAGCCCCAAAAGATTTTCTATCCAAGCAATGTAAAGATACTTTTGCCGGCTATGCCATATCCCAGATTAAAAAGGCTAAAGGACTGAATAAGAAAATACTGAATCCTATAGAAAAAGAGAGAAAATCCGTTCTCGACTTTTGCTATATTCTTCGGGATCACCTTTCTGTTCCTTTAAAAAAATGGCTAACGGAACAGAAAAAAACACAGGAAAAATGCGGTCTGGTTAATATAGACAATACCCGTGGAATGTTTGCGCTTTTCTATGATGAAACCGGTACAATGGGATATAAAGGAATTATACAAAATGAAGGGGCCAATCAGGTTTCGGTATCATCTATACCTAAAGAAGCTAAATGTATCGCTTATATTTTCTATAATCTGGATGCTTATTCTGTTTATTGCAAAGATTACCGCGAATACTGGAAATGGGTTTCCGAACGCAATGAAGACCGTTATAATGTAAACCAGAAACACGGTCAAAATTATGACAGTAAAAATATGATGCATACAATCCGATTGCTGCAATCCTGCGAACAAGTCTTCAGAACAGGTTCTTTACGGGTACGTGTGGATAACCGCGGTGAATTATTGGATATTAAATCCGGTAACCAAGCATACGAAACAGTAATACAAAAAGCAGAAGATTTGATACGGACTATTGAACATTATTATACTATCTCTACCCTTCCGGATTATCCGGACATACAAAGAACACAATCTTTATTGGTAGAAATACGAAAGAACCTTTACAACTAATCTATTCTCTTTTAAATTTTCACACCTCATAAGTTTCTAAAGCTTATGAGGTGTTTTTATATTGAAAAATAATCCAACAGAACTATTTCTTTTTAGATGCTTTTGCAACACTGTTATAATCCAGACATATATTAATCCAATAATTAAAATCGTCTGCTTTGCGAAAGCCTTCAGGTTCAACATAGCAATAACCTTTAAGCTGCTTACCTCTCATTATCATAGGGAGAAAGCCAGTCTTTTCCGCAACCTCATCTTCAATATCCGGATGATAACGGCACATCAGGTTATCACCACTTATATTAATGCACATTTTACCATTAACCAAAAAAGACAATCCGCTAAACATTTTCTTTTCTTCAATTTCTATATCAGGAACTTTAGCTAACCGCTCCCTAACCTTATTTGCCAATTCGATGTTATAAGCCATTGACTGTTAATTTATTTTACACCTCATAGGTTTTAAAAATCTATGAGGTGTTTTTATATATGATATTTTTTAATCAGAATATTATACAAACGCACTAAAGCCCGTAATCGACCTGCCGACAATAAGTGAGTTAATTTCCTTTGTTCCTTCATAAGAATAAATCGCTTCGGCATCTGCAACAAAGCGGGCAACATCATATTCCAACAGAATACCATTTCCCCCCATTACTTCACGGGCACGCGAAACAACATCACGGGTTCTCATCGTACAGAATACTTTTGCCAGAGACGCATGTTCATCTTTTAATATTCCTTCATCCTGCATTTCAGACAGTCTGAATACCAGTGTCTGCATTGCAGTAAGGTTCGACAGCATTTCTACAAGATGTCCCTGAATCATCTGGAAAGAAGCTATAGGTTTTCCGAACTGCTTACGTTTCCTGGTATAATCCAGCGCACTTTCATAAGCTCCCCTTGCACAGCCTGTTGCCATCCAGGCTACCCCGGCCCTTGTCATTCGCAATACTTTTGCTGTATCTTTAAATGAATTGGCATTTTGTAAACGGTTTTCTTCTGTTACCAGACAGTCTTTTAATGTAATATGCCCATTTTGCACTATTCTGAGTGCCATTTTACCTTTAATCTTTTCCACAGAAAAGCCCGGGTTGTCTTTTTCCACAATAAAGCCTTTTACCTCACCATCGTCCAGATCCCTTGCCCAGATAATAATCAGGTCAGCAAATGTGGCATTACCAATCCATTTTTTCTCACCATTCAGCACCCAGCCTTCCGCTGTTTTTTTGCAGGTAGCCGTTAATCCGCCTGCAGCTCCGGAACCTACTTCCGGTTCCGTAAGCCCGAAAGCACCGATTTTATCAAACTTTTGCATTTGCGGAAGCCATTTCTGCTTTTGCTCCTCAGAGCCGCATATGTATATGGAACCCATTGCCAGACCCGATTGTACACCAAAGAAAGTTGCTATAGAAGCATCTATCCTTGCCATTTCCATAGCAATAACGCCTTCCATCAGGAATGGCATTCCCGGACAGCCATATCCTTCATAGGTGACACCGCATATATTCAGTTCTTTAAATTTTGGAATCAGTTCAAAAGGAAATTCGTCGTGCAGCCAGTAATTATTTACCAGAGGCTTTACTTCTTTTTCCATAAAAGCCCGTACTTTCAACTGGACTTCTCTTTGCTCTGGTGTCAATGTATGGTAGATATCATAAAAATCCCCGTCTATAGGTGGAAGCTCTTTTTTAGGTTTGTCCTGATCCATCATCTTCATCAGTCCCTTTAACTGCTTATCATCCAGCTTCGAGAAGTTATCCATAAGTTTCGGAATATCTACTCTTTGTGAGATCTTACTCAGCTTTTCAAAATCAACAGATTTAAACAATGTTATAGCCTGCCGGATATTGGCGAAAATATTTGACATAAGAATACGTTTAGTGATTTTACTGATAAAAGTTACAAAAAAATACCGGAACACTCTTTGAAACAATATATTAAGTAAAACAAATCAGTTCTTTCCACCTCAGAATGGCGCCTACAAACCTGTTACAATAATCAGATATCGTATAAAATAAAATTTTATTTAAATTAATTATTGTTTTACGATAATTAATTATACATTTGCATTATTAAACTAAATTAACGTGACATGAACCAGAACAAAATTATTTCGAAAATACTCTACTATATATGCTGCATCTTGTCTGCAGGCTATCTGGTAACAGCTGTATATTCAATACTCTGTCTTATAACCGGTTTCGCCATTACTCCTTATAAGCAGAATCTTTATCTGCATATAAATTATCCATTTACAGAAACTCCTTTTCTTAATATTGAGAACAATTACCCTTACATTATGTTTTCTTTTATGACTGTCCTTATCGGTTATGGTATATTCTTCTGGCTATCGGCAAAGGTTTTCAGAGTATTTATTCAACCAAAGCTTTTTACGAAAGAGAATATCTCGGAGCTTCGAAGATTTTACATTTATAATATCTTCTTTCCACTGCCTGTAGCTATATTAGCCAGCTTCTTTGTAGAGGTAGAAAGTATCGTTTGGGGATTAGTATTTATCCACTTTATGTTAGGAATATTCTGTCTGTTCCTAGCGAATATCTTTTCGCAAGGGTTACATTTGCAAAACGAACAAGACTTATTTATATAAAATGCCAATTGTAGTAAACTTAGATGTGATGCTTGCCAAGCGTAAAATGCAGAGTAAAGAATTGGCAGAGAAACTGGGAATTACCCCTGTAAATCTATCTATTCTGAAAACAGGCAAGGCCAAAGGCGTTCGTTTCGACACGCTGGAAGCTATCTGTAAGATTCTGGAGTGCCATCCTGGTGATATTCTGGAATACAGAGAAGACTAACACATTGTAACATACCACTTTAATAAAGCAACGGAAACGTTGCCAGCTGTTCTATTATCTAAACTCAACTATATGAACACACTATCTGTTAACCACCTCAGCCTGACTTATAAAAATGGTTTTCAGGCAATTAAAGACATTTCATTGGAAATAGGAAATGGTATGTTTGGGCTTTTGGGACCCAACGGTGCCGGAAAATCCTCGTTGATGAAAACCATTGTAGGCTTACAAAAACCAACTTCCGGGAGTATTGTTTTCAACGGAGTCAATGTATCTGAAGATCCGGATTACATCAAACAAAACCTCGGTTTCCTGCCTCAGGATTTTGGTGTTTATCCTAAAGTATCGGCTTATGATCTTTTGGAGCACATAGCCTTGTTGAAAGGCATCAGCAATCGTACGGAACGCAAAGAACAAATTCTGAATCTGTTGGAAAAAGTTAATCTTTCTGATTTCAGAAAAAAAGAAGTGCATACCTTCTCCGGCGGTATGCGGCAGAGATTTGGCGTAGCGCAAGCTTTGTTAGGAAATCCAAAAATTATTATTGTAGATGAACCCACAGCCGGGCTTGATCCTGAGGAACGTAATCGCTTCAACTCTTTACTGAATGACATTAGTAAAGATGTTATTGTAATTCTTTCTACACATTTGGTAGAAGATGTCCGCAATCTATGCTCCGAAATGGCAATTATGAATAAAGGACAGCTTCTGAGAAAAGGAAACCCTAACGAACTGATCGCTGAACTTGAAAATAAAATATGGTTCAGGTCCATTGATAAATCTGAGCTGGAAAATTACCGGAATATGTATCATATTATCAGCCAGCAACTGATTGAAAGGGAATTGTACATTACTACTTATTCCCCGGAGCAGCCTAAGGATTTTCTTTCAGTAAATCCTTTACTGGAACACGTTTACTTCCAAACACTTACTCAAAAACCTTAGTTATGAACACCATATTTTTATTTGAGACCCAACGCCGTAGGAAGCATTGGTTCAGTTATGCTATTGCCATTACCCTTATGGGGATCGGAGTATTTTGTGGTAATAATTTTAATATGTCGGTTGGTGATGGTATTTATCTCAACTCACCTTATACGATTGGATTTATAACCGGGATGCTAAGTCTGGCTGTTATATTTATTGCTATTATTTATGCTATTCAGCAACTATTCAAAGATCAGGATTCTAAATTTGATATTGTACTTTTCTCATTTCCATTATCCCGAAGAAAATACCTGAACGGACATTTTGCTGCTTATTTTTTGTTCACTTTTCTGAGTTTTGTCTTTATTGTTTTAGGTTTTATAATTGGGCAAAATCTGAGATCCGGTAGCGAAATACAGACTAACTTGAATGCATGGTACTATATTTACCCACTTCTAATCTTCGGTTTTCTTAACTGTTTTCTGGTATGCAGCTTTCTGTTCTTTATATCATTTACTACTCGCAAAAAGTTATTGGTAGTCGTCGGAGGGTTGTTATTGTATGTTTTTTATATGGTAGTTCTCGTGTTTTCCAATTCACCTTTTATGGCCGGCAGCCTGCCACAGCCTGCCGAAACCCAGCACTTATCAGCTATTGCAGATCCTTTTGGTCTGTCTTCCTATTTTTTAGAAGCAAAGGATCTGAATATTCAGCAAAAGAACACTCGGATTGTACCATTTTCAGGAATATTACTTCTAAACAGGAGCCTTTACTTTGCAATATCTCTGGCTTTACTTATTCTTACCCACAGCTTGTTTTCTTTCTCAGGTGCTGCAGCGAAAAAATTAAAAAAAGGAATTCTCATACTTTCCGAATCCTCAGCTGTTGGTTTTGTAGAATATAAAACCGCAAATCTGAATTTCGGGAATATAGCAGGAATAGTTTCTGCACTGTCTTTTGCCAGAATAGATCTTATATATTTGTTTAAAAGCATTGCAATTCCGGCGATTTCTATTTTATTACTCTTCTTTACCGGAATGGAGATGTATGCTGAGATTGAGAAAGGAATACGGCTTCCACAGAAATTTGCAAGTTCCGGGTTAATGGCCGTTACAATTTCAGAGAACTTTCATTTACTGGGTCTACTTATCATTACTTATTTCATCAATGATTTGTACTGGCGAAGTCAGATCTCCGGCTTTGCTATGATCGAAAAAAGCACTTTTTTTCATAAAAATAAACTTACAGGTCATTTTCTTTCATCCAGTGTTTTGCTATTCTTTTTCACTGGAATACTAATTGCCGAAGGCCTTGTGTTCCAATGGATATATCATTATTTCCATATTGATTGGTATGCCTATTGGGGTGCAATACTCTTCAATACTTTTCCGCTAATATTATTTTCAGGACTAATATTACTGATCAATGACAATATCAGGAACAGATTTCTGGCCTTAGGTCTTTCTGTATTGGCTGTTTTTCTGTTTACAGGTCCTCTGTCTAAAAAACTTATTTCATATCCTGTACTCAGAATATTTTCAGACTACGTTGGAGTCTACAGCGATTTCAATGGATACGGACCTTATGCTTTCTCTTTTGCAGAAAGATTAATACTCGGACTGGCACTTGTATTTTTTTTCTGGAAGTTAAATGAATTTGTTAAAGCCAAAAAATGGAATCTGAAAAGTTCTGTTCTGATGATAATCTTACTAATAGCAGGAATATTCAGTGCCAATCTTTTTATGAAAGGCTATACTCCCAAAGATGAAGAAAAAGCTTTGGCTGATGCTGCCGGTTATGAATTAAAGTTTCGGAAATATGAAAGCTTCTCTCAGCCTGCTATTAAAGATATTAAGACAGATATTCAACTCTATCCGGCTACCAATTCTTATCAGATTCAGGGACACTACTCTTTGGTAAATCAGACAGGTAAAACGATTGATCGGGTTCTAATTAATTTTAGTCCTGATTTAAAGATTGAATCTGCTATTTTCACTACAACTACAGAGCGCAAAAATATAGACAGTGATATAACAGAAATTGTACTAAAAAAACCGTTAGAACCTAATGAAAATGCAAGTCTGGATTTCAAATTATCCTACCATTGGTATACTGTAAATGGTCATCAATCCTTTAATGCCATTATAGAAAACGGCTCTTTCATGCGGATTAGCCGTTATTATCCACTTATCGGCTATCAGAAAGACAGAGAAACAGAAGATGAGCATATCCGAAAAGAATATAAACTTGGAAAATTGGATAAATTAAAGAAAGCTGAAGCTCCGGAAGTATTCAGAGACGATTTTATTAACCTGGATATGACCGTTTCTACAGATAAAAATCAGACGGCTGTAGGTACGGGAGATCTTATAAAACACTGGACCAAAGACAATAGAAATTATTTCCGCTATACAGTAAAGTCTATTCCTTTCCGGTTTGCTGTCTCATCAGCAAAATACGACCAGAAAAGCCTTATTTACAAAGGAATTAAAATGAATATACTATATCTGAGAAAGCATGCCGAAAATGTAGACCACCTCATCCGCAATGCAAAACTTACGCTGGATTACTGTATTCAAAATTTCGGGCAGTATCCTTTCGGGAGCATCACTTTTGCCGAAATCTCCTCATTTACCAAAGGTTTTGCTGCCACAGCATATCCTTCTGCAGTATTCATGCCTGAAGACATGGTATTTCATGCGAATATATATGCGGACAAAAAGCAGGATGTTATTAATGAACTTGCCGGACACGAGCTTTCACATCTCTGGTGGGGCAACAGCCTTATTAATCCTGATGAACGCGAAGGCGCAGTCATGCTTACAGAAACGCTTGCCATGTATACGGAAATGATGTTGTATAAAAAAATGCATGGAGAAGCAAAAATGAAGGAAAGGCTGAAAATGCATCAGCAAATCTATGATAATGAAAAGGGACTTTCTGAAAACCAACCTCTGTATAAGGTTACAACCGAAAATGCACATATTTCTTATTCAAAGGGGGCTGTAGTTATGGTAAAACTAAGTGAACTTATTGGTGAGAATAAAGTCAATATGGCTTTAAAAAATTTCCTTGAAAACAACCGATATCCAAAAAAGCCAAGAAGTATAGATTTATTGAACGAATTCTACAAGGCAAGCCCCGATAAAAGGAAAGAGATTGATAAGCTTTTTAAAGAGATTTGATTATGCATGCAAAAAACCGTGTCGGAGTCTTAATTCCGACACGGTTCATTAAATTGTAATGGTTTCCTACAAGAGATTTGTTTTATAAATAGGAATTTCTTTGTTCAATAACGGGAATGTTCCTTCATATCTAAATGGAGGGATTCCAAATCCATAAAACATATCTGCCTGAATTTTCCCTTTCAGCTCAAAAGGCATACTTCTG is a window encoding:
- a CDS encoding acyl-CoA dehydrogenase family protein; translation: MSNIFANIRQAITLFKSVDFEKLSKISQRVDIPKLMDNFSKLDDKQLKGLMKMMDQDKPKKELPPIDGDFYDIYHTLTPEQREVQLKVRAFMEKEVKPLVNNYWLHDEFPFELIPKFKELNICGVTYEGYGCPGMPFLMEGVIAMEMARIDASIATFFGVQSGLAMGSIYICGSEEQKQKWLPQMQKFDKIGAFGLTEPEVGSGAAGGLTATCKKTAEGWVLNGEKKWIGNATFADLIIIWARDLDDGEVKGFIVEKDNPGFSVEKIKGKMALRIVQNGHITLKDCLVTEENRLQNANSFKDTAKVLRMTRAGVAWMATGCARGAYESALDYTRKRKQFGKPIASFQMIQGHLVEMLSNLTAMQTLVFRLSEMQDEGILKDEHASLAKVFCTMRTRDVVSRAREVMGGNGILLEYDVARFVADAEAIYSYEGTKEINSLIVGRSITGFSAFV
- a CDS encoding DUF2975 domain-containing protein, whose protein sequence is MNQNKIISKILYYICCILSAGYLVTAVYSILCLITGFAITPYKQNLYLHINYPFTETPFLNIENNYPYIMFSFMTVLIGYGIFFWLSAKVFRVFIQPKLFTKENISELRRFYIYNIFFPLPVAILASFFVEVESIVWGLVFIHFMLGIFCLFLANIFSQGLHLQNEQDLFI
- a CDS encoding helix-turn-helix domain-containing protein — its product is MPIVVNLDVMLAKRKMQSKELAEKLGITPVNLSILKTGKAKGVRFDTLEAICKILECHPGDILEYRED
- a CDS encoding ABC transporter ATP-binding protein, with amino-acid sequence MNTLSVNHLSLTYKNGFQAIKDISLEIGNGMFGLLGPNGAGKSSLMKTIVGLQKPTSGSIVFNGVNVSEDPDYIKQNLGFLPQDFGVYPKVSAYDLLEHIALLKGISNRTERKEQILNLLEKVNLSDFRKKEVHTFSGGMRQRFGVAQALLGNPKIIIVDEPTAGLDPEERNRFNSLLNDISKDVIVILSTHLVEDVRNLCSEMAIMNKGQLLRKGNPNELIAELENKIWFRSIDKSELENYRNMYHIISQQLIERELYITTYSPEQPKDFLSVNPLLEHVYFQTLTQKP
- a CDS encoding ABC transporter permease/M1 family aminopeptidase; protein product: MNTIFLFETQRRRKHWFSYAIAITLMGIGVFCGNNFNMSVGDGIYLNSPYTIGFITGMLSLAVIFIAIIYAIQQLFKDQDSKFDIVLFSFPLSRRKYLNGHFAAYFLFTFLSFVFIVLGFIIGQNLRSGSEIQTNLNAWYYIYPLLIFGFLNCFLVCSFLFFISFTTRKKLLVVVGGLLLYVFYMVVLVFSNSPFMAGSLPQPAETQHLSAIADPFGLSSYFLEAKDLNIQQKNTRIVPFSGILLLNRSLYFAISLALLILTHSLFSFSGAAAKKLKKGILILSESSAVGFVEYKTANLNFGNIAGIVSALSFARIDLIYLFKSIAIPAISILLLFFTGMEMYAEIEKGIRLPQKFASSGLMAVTISENFHLLGLLIITYFINDLYWRSQISGFAMIEKSTFFHKNKLTGHFLSSSVLLFFFTGILIAEGLVFQWIYHYFHIDWYAYWGAILFNTFPLILFSGLILLINDNIRNRFLALGLSVLAVFLFTGPLSKKLISYPVLRIFSDYVGVYSDFNGYGPYAFSFAERLILGLALVFFFWKLNEFVKAKKWNLKSSVLMIILLIAGIFSANLFMKGYTPKDEEKALADAAGYELKFRKYESFSQPAIKDIKTDIQLYPATNSYQIQGHYSLVNQTGKTIDRVLINFSPDLKIESAIFTTTTERKNIDSDITEIVLKKPLEPNENASLDFKLSYHWYTVNGHQSFNAIIENGSFMRISRYYPLIGYQKDRETEDEHIRKEYKLGKLDKLKKAEAPEVFRDDFINLDMTVSTDKNQTAVGTGDLIKHWTKDNRNYFRYTVKSIPFRFAVSSAKYDQKSLIYKGIKMNILYLRKHAENVDHLIRNAKLTLDYCIQNFGQYPFGSITFAEISSFTKGFAATAYPSAVFMPEDMVFHANIYADKKQDVINELAGHELSHLWWGNSLINPDEREGAVMLTETLAMYTEMMLYKKMHGEAKMKERLKMHQQIYDNEKGLSENQPLYKVTTENAHISYSKGAVVMVKLSELIGENKVNMALKNFLENNRYPKKPRSIDLLNEFYKASPDKRKEIDKLFKEI